Sequence from the bacterium genome:
CCGCGATGAACCGCTGAAGGATGGCGACAGCGACCACTCCCTCGATGCCCTGCGGTACTTCTTCGTCAATCACGATGCGCAGGATGACCGCATCCCGGCCGGTCCGCGCATCGCAAGATGGTGACACAAAAAAAACGGCCCGGTTGCCCGGGCCGCTAAAAGCCAATCAGATTTCGTCAGACCTAATGCTTCTCTTCGTTCAACAATTTCGCCGGATCAGAGACTGGTGCCGACACCGGGGGCACAAAACCGCAATCCACAACCAGCACTGCGTTGACATACGACGGGAACGGACCAAAGAGCATCTCGGAATTGTGGCCCGGTACGCAATAAACCTGAGCATAGTCCAAATAGCCTGATGGAAATACTGCATTCTGATTGGTCGTCAGCCAGACGTGAACATTCCCCGCGCGCGGCTGCCACCAATTCAGGACGATATTGTCCGCTGGGGCCCACTTGATGGTCACGCTGTCCGCCGGAAGACACGGACTTCCCAGACAAAACGCCAATTCTTCGGCAATCCCGGAAGGATGGATGTTGTCTCCGGCAATGGAGGTTGACCAATACCACTGACAACCCGCGTCTCCCAATTTCGCAATGCTCACGTTGCCGCTCGGGATGCCGCACGGCGGATCAAGCACAACATCGTACTGCGACAGGTGAAAGGCGTCAAAGTAAACTTCCGGCAATTGCAAGCCCGTCGCCGTGACATCGTACTGGCACGTATTCGCGCCATCGGTGAATTCTATACGAAACGTCTCCGGTGCGCCGTTGCAAACGACCGGAAACCCCCAGAAGCGCGCTGAAGAAATCGCAGTTGCGGATGCATAATTGTCGAAGTGAACAACCCCGTAATCAACGTGCGACACATGACCCGTTCCGGGTTCTGTCGGCATCATCGGAGGCTGGCTGACCACGCCATTCTCCGGGCACTGTGGGCGCACTGGACAAGGAATATCACAACTCGGCCCTTCGGTGAAAACACCGCCGAAGTCATTGCAAATGGTCAGGCTGGTGAAAAGACAGCTGGGGCTGTCATACAAGTCACCATAACAGCAGCGCCCGGTGCAGGTGCTCACGTCTAAGACAAATGGGCCACAGCCTTCCGAATAGTGTTCAACCGTCAAATAGTAAGTGCCGGGCATCAGCTCCACGCAACTGATCTTCGACAATCCAACACCGCCGCAGCCGTCATCATTGTCCGCCAGTACACTACTGTTGCAGAACGTGGACAAATAAATATGGCTGTCCCATATACTGTCGCCATTGCACATCGAAAACGTCCAGTCAGAAGCGAAGGGAATGTTCACCATGTACGTCAAGTCTTCGCTGGCAGCAAGACTGTTGTGGTTGCCTGCGCCGCAAGTATTTCCCGCAATCGTGCCCGGCGCTTGCAAGAATGCATCAATTCTGCACCCGCTGCAAGGCAAAGCGTCAACACGCACACGGTATTCGCGGAAATCACTGGCAATATTAAGCGCGTCAGTGGCAAGAAGTAGAGTATATTCCCCCGGTTGAACACATGGAACTCTGTACGTCACCGTCGAACAGGGAAAGGCCAGAAACTGGTTGAAGTAAGTCGTGAAGTTGCAATCAAAAGAAGGATAACTGTTGAGCTGAAGCCGCAGCGGCACCTCGGTTCTCAGCGTGATATCCAGTGAGCAAGGCTCAAAAATCTGGAAATAGTACCAATCCTCGTCATGGTGCCCGTTCGCGGCCCAGGTGCGGCCGCAAACCGTTTGAAAAAGATTGATACTTTGAACGTCATTGTACCCGTTACAAAAGTAGTTACAATCGTAAACAGGGTCGCCACCTACTTCCTCAAACCCGCATTCAGAAACATCACCCGGCTGGCACTCAATACCGCAATTTCCCGTGATATTCAAAACATAGCTGCCCGCGTTGTTGTTGTACCCGTCCACGATAATATAGTAAACCTGTCCAGCCGTCAAAAACAGCGACAAGTACGATTGAAAGCTCGGACTACTGTCGTCGTTACATCCAACAGAAAAAAGACCGGGACATGCGCCTAATGTATGCACATACAGATAGGTATCATACGACGATCCCATCAGCGAAATATTGTAAAAATCGCTCACGGTCGGCGTAAACTCGTAAACAACATCCGGAGCGTTCGTCGAGTTGCACGGACTGATTGGACTGAAATCATTCGCAAGTCCGACAGTCGATCCGGTATCATAGAACGGAATTTCCGTAATGACCAATCCCGGGCAATCGTCTTCACCTTGATCCAGTGGATTGCGCTCTTGATTCTCGGGACGAAGCGCATACAACTCGTTGAGCTGCTCTTTCAAATTCGCGAAGCTCACTTCGTCAATGGTCTGAGGCGAGCCGTTACCGAATGCCTGACGTTGAAGTTCCGAAATCTGTGCCTCGAGGGGCGACAGTTCATTGGAGCGGATTATCGTCGATTGACCGAAGCCATCTACTTCGATCGCATGCAAAGTCTTCTTGGTCGCCTCACTCGAATGGGTCTCTAATTCTCGCTCGCCAACCGTCGGCGCGACACTTGATGAGGCTTTCTTCGCCTGCAACTGTGCAGCCAACTCGTTCAACGAATTGAGCGGTGCCACTTTCGCTGTCGACCCTGCCACCACAACGGCAGTCATAACAAGAACTAACACAAATACCTTCATCGACTCCGTCTCGCTTTCCTGAGTTGTTAACGTAACAGCACAAAGTCGGTAATATTACAGGCGTTGTCAACTTTTCTCGACAGATTTTCAACAATTCTGCATGGCTCCAACGAACCACTTTCCCGCCCCCGTTCGGCGATCATTGCCGCAAACAAAAGCGGCCCGATCACTCGAGCCGCCTTTTCCTTGCTAACCTGCCGGACGGGATATCGTGAACTACTTCAAGATGTCCAGCTTACGGAAAACTCCATCCATTGCCGGATTCGGCTCATGCAATGCCGGACCCGAGCAAGACACCGTCAATACGGCATTCAGATACGGCTGGGCCGTGAAGAACGTGCCGCTCTGGTGGCCCGGTACGGCAAACAGCGATCCGTAAAATGTATAGTCCGCGGGATAGACCGCATTCGGACTCGTCGCCGTGTACAAGTTCACGAAGCCGGACTGCGTCTGCCACCAATTCAAAACGTATAAGTCCGCGGATTGCCAAAGTATCGTCACGCTGTCCAGTGGCACGCAACTGAACCCGAGACAGAAGGCCTGATCGCCCGCAATCTCCTGGTATAAGCTGCCGTTGAGCCGCTGGATCGCTTGGCCATTGCCGTCGGCGGACGCCATCCAGGCGAATCCGCATCCCGCTGGATTGCTTCCCCGCGCAGAGAACCAGCCCGACGTGATGGTGCACGGCGGGAACAACTCAGCGTCGTATTGATACATCGGATAAATGCCAAAGTAGGTCAATCCCGTCGCCGTCGGCGTCAACTCAACATCGTAACTCTGCGTTACGTTGGTCACGCTGTCCACAAACGATAGCTCAAATGGCGAGGGGGTTTCAACACACAGACCACCCCAGGCGCCCCAGAAGCGCACCGAGCCGATCTCGCCCGGCACAGTGTAATCGTCATACACCTGAAAACCATTTCCGACGTCGCTGAACGGAACAAACGGTGATTCATCCGGCAGCTTCGGTTGCTGCGTGAATATTGTCAGCTCGTCTTCATTGCAGGTCGGACGGACAAAACACGCGCCCGAGGAACACGGCTCCATGTAGCTGAACACGCCCCCTAACGCGAGACATGCGTCAGGACCAACGTACTCACAGGAGGGATTGATCGGATCGCCGTAACAGCACGAGCCTAAACACTCGAAGACGTTTAACTGAAACGGTCCGCAGTCCCCGGTGCTCCAACCCTCGATCGTGACATAGTAGCCGCCAGGTTGCAACGGGACGCAGTCAATCGTCGAAAGTTCAAAGCCGCCGCAGCCCGCGTCAGCTTCGGCGATGACCCCGCCGCAGCAGGCCGATGATAAATACAGGTAGCTGTCCCACACGCTGTCGTCGTTGCACATGCTGAAAGTCCAATTCCCCGCGTAGGGAATATTCACCCAGTACGTGTAATCCTGCGAATCGCGCAGGTTGCAATCGTTGCCCGTCACGCAGCTATGCCAGGCGCCCGAACCCGGCGCGTTGATCGCCGCGTCAATCCGGCAGCCGTTGCAGGGAATCAGCTCCAGAGATACGCGATAATCCCGCATCTCATTCACGCCCGTAAACCCGGTCGTGCCAACCCACAACGTATAGTTGCCCGGCGCAAAACACTGCGTAATGAACGTCACCGTCGAACACGGGTAGCTGAAAGATTGCACGAAGTAAGTAGAGAACGGACATGTGTTCGCGCCGCTGCCAACCAGAATCGTCGTCGCGGTTTCGCTGCGGAGTCTGATGCGCAGCGAGCAGGCTTCCGTCAGCGTGAATCCGTAGAAATCCGTGTCACGGCGGCTGGACCCGAACGTGTCCACGTACGTGAAGATCTTGCCGCAGATCGTCTGATACGGACTGATCATCTGCCACGGTTGGATCGGACTCTGGTTGTTGCAGGCGCCGTTGCAATCTTCCGTACGGTCCCGGTCGTCACGGAACTCATTCGCGCATTGCAAGACGTCGCCCGGCTCGCAGGGGACCGCGCAATTGTCAAAAACATTCAGCGTGTACGCGCCCGACGCAGTGCTGAAGCCGTCCACGACGATGTAGTAGACTTGCCCGGCGTTGAGCGTTACCGTGATCGAAGACAGCGTGCCCGAGCCCCCGTCGTCATCACAGGCCACATGCGCCGTTCCCGGACACGCGCCGCTCGTGTTGACATACAGGTACGTGTCGTAGCTGCCGCCTTCGGTGTTGATCGTGTAGCTCTGCGTCGCGGGCGGAGTGAATTGATAGATCACGTCCGGTGCGTTACTGGAGTTCGGGCAGTTGACATCCAGTTCCGTATAGTTGTTGGCCCGACCTACCGTCGTGCCGATATCCGTGTAGGGCAAACCGGCAACCACCGTGGCCGGACAGACATCCGCGCCCTGATCCAACGGATTACGTTCGCGATTTTCCGTCCGCTGCGCATAGAGTCCGGCCAGCTGATCCTTCAGACTCAGCATCATGCTTTCATCCGGCTCAAGCGATCCGTAACCGCCGTCCATTTGAAACTCCAAATCACGAATCTGCTGCTCCAGCGGCGATAACGCCTGCGGGCGAATCACCGCGCCAACGGCAAATCCGTTGTCAGCCGGAAGGGAAGGCAGAGAAACTCGCACATTCGCGGCATGCCCTCGCACCAAGGGTAGCAGCTCTTCCAGCCGCGCCTGCCAGGCAGGGTCAACGGGAAAACCAGCCTCGCGTGTGGCCAGCATTCGGGCCTCAATCTCAGCAATTTCAACCGCTGCCGAACTAAGACCGGCGGACGACACAACTTGCTGGCTGCCGGCAAACAGCGCCGACCAACAGGCCAAACCCAAAAAAATCAATAATCTCTTCATCGTGTTCTCCTTATACGTTGAATACTACCAATATAGTCTATTTACCCTCATGAAACAACAAATAGCCTCGCTACCAAAACAAAAGCGGCCCGGTTGCCCGGGCCGCCTAATCAGCAAATCTCGAAACTGACTACTTGATATCTTCCAGCTTCATAAACACTGGATTCGTGGGAACTCCGGCCGCTGATGTCGGAACGCCACAGTCCAAGGTCAAAACGTAGATCACCTCTGCCGACGGATCCGGTGCAAAGAACGAGTTGCTGTACGATCCTTCCGGGACATAGAAGTTAAACAACTCCGTGTAAGTCGCCGGGAACACCGCGGTCGGATCTGTTGACCACCACGCACGCACTACTCCCGCTGGTTGCCACCAGCTTAGAGTGTAAGCATCCGGAACGTCTGGAAACAATTTGATCGTTACACTGTCGGGCGCAACACACCCGGCGCTCAAACAGAAAGCCATTTCCACAGGTAACTGAACGATCTCGTATTGGCTTTCGTTCTGAAGAATTGTGTATCCTAATTGCCCATTGCCGAGCACAGTGTTGAACCAGTTGAAGTAACAAGTCGGCGAAGATGTTTCCGCAATGCTTAACCAACCATCGGTGATAGTACAAGGCGGATTCAGTTCGGCCGTGTACTCCAATAATTGATACACGCCGAAATAAACCAACGGGAGCTCGTTCGCTGTCAATGTGACATTGTAAGTCTGCGTTTGGTTGTTCACGCTGTCAATGAACGTAATCTCGAAACCATGAGGGACTGTATCGCATTCTTGGAAAGCGAAAACACCCCAGAACCGAATGGAGCCGATAGCCGAAGATACCGAATAGTCCTCGTAAACCCGGAATCCCCCCTCTGAATCCGATTGGGATGAACCAAACGTTTCGCCCGGAACAATGGGCAACTGGCTGAAGATCACCTCACCGTTGCCGCAGTCAGGGCGTACGTAGCACGCACCGGTCGAACACGGCTCCTGAGCTGTCCATGCTCCGCCTAATGCATTACAATCGCTTTGTGAGATATAGTCGCAAGCAGGAAATAGAGGATCTCCGTAACAGCAGGAACCCAAACACTCAAAGACGCTCAGGGCAAACGGGCCGCAATCGTCCTCGAAGTATCCTTCCACCGTCAAGTAGTAAGTGCCTGCCGTGAGAGGCACGCAGCTAATCACGGACAAGCCGACTCCGCCGCAACCATCGTCATCAGCACCATAAATCGGGCCGTAACAGGGGCTGGTGAGATACAACACTTCGTCCCAGATACTGTCGTCGTCGCACGTCGAGAACGTCCAGTTGCCGTCATAGGGGATGTTTACGGCAAAAGTGTACTCTTCGCTCGGACGCAGATCATTGTCGTTTCCAGCGCCACATGTATTCCACGCGCCCGTGCCGGGTGCTTGCAGATACTCGTCAACCTGACAGCCGCTGCACGGGATTAGATCAACACGCGCGCGATAGTTGCGCGGCTCGCTATAACCCGTTTGACTGGCAGGAAGAACGGCTAGGGCGTATGTGCCTGGCTGGATACAATCCGTCACGAATGTCACTGTCGAGCACGCATACGTCCAAGTGAAGAAATTGGACGCGAACACGTAGGGGCAAGAGCCTTGAATCACAATCATCTGTGACGCAAATTCAGCGTTGATCGTGAGCGCAAGCGAACACGGCTCTGTAACTGTAAAACGATAGGTGTCCACGTCCCGAAAGGGGTTGCCTGCGACGGTCAAGTAGGTGAACCCAAGACCACAAATGGTTTGGAACGGCGTGATCTCCTGCCATGATTCGCTGCCGCCAAACTCGACGTTCTGACAAGAACCATTGCAGTCGACTGTTTCGAATCCCGGGATGGGGTTCTCAAAGCACTCGAAGATATCACAGAAAGGGATGGGGATTTCACAGAGGTCGTCGATGAACAAAACGTAGTCCCCTTCCCTGCCCGTGCTATATCCGTCTACAATGATGTAATAAGTTTGTCCGGCGTTGAGAACTACTTCAACATAAGACTGCAAGCCAAAGAAGTCATCGTTGCATGCCACCTGAGTCGTACCCGGACAACCGCCATCGGTGTTCACGTAAAGATACGTGTCGTAGGACGAAGCGGCGAGGCTTATGCTGTACGTCTGAGTGGACAGCGGTGTGAACTCATAAATCACATCATTGGAAGCACTCAAC
This genomic interval carries:
- a CDS encoding PPC domain-containing protein, with the translated sequence MKRLLIFLGLACWSALFAGSQQVVSSAGLSSAAVEIAEIEARMLATREAGFPVDPAWQARLEELLPLVRGHAANVRVSLPSLPADNGFAVGAVIRPQALSPLEQQIRDLEFQMDGGYGSLEPDESMMLSLKDQLAGLYAQRTENRERNPLDQGADVCPATVVAGLPYTDIGTTVGRANNYTELDVNCPNSSNAPDVIYQFTPPATQSYTINTEGGSYDTYLYVNTSGACPGTAHVACDDDGGSGTLSSITVTLNAGQVYYIVVDGFSTASGAYTLNVFDNCAVPCEPGDVLQCANEFRDDRDRTEDCNGACNNQSPIQPWQMISPYQTICGKIFTYVDTFGSSRRDTDFYGFTLTEACSLRIRLRSETATTILVGSGANTCPFSTYFVQSFSYPCSTVTFITQCFAPGNYTLWVGTTGFTGVNEMRDYRVSLELIPCNGCRIDAAINAPGSGAWHSCVTGNDCNLRDSQDYTYWVNIPYAGNWTFSMCNDDSVWDSYLYLSSACCGGVIAEADAGCGGFELSTIDCVPLQPGGYYVTIEGWSTGDCGPFQLNVFECLGSCCYGDPINPSCEYVGPDACLALGGVFSYMEPCSSGACFVRPTCNEDELTIFTQQPKLPDESPFVPFSDVGNGFQVYDDYTVPGEIGSVRFWGAWGGLCVETPSPFELSFVDSVTNVTQSYDVELTPTATGLTYFGIYPMYQYDAELFPPCTITSGWFSARGSNPAGCGFAWMASADGNGQAIQRLNGSLYQEIAGDQAFCLGFSCVPLDSVTILWQSADLYVLNWWQTQSGFVNLYTATSPNAVYPADYTFYGSLFAVPGHQSGTFFTAQPYLNAVLTVSCSGPALHEPNPAMDGVFRKLDILK